A stretch of the Bradyrhizobium arachidis genome encodes the following:
- a CDS encoding cupin domain-containing protein — MSDSQRRDFLVAAAGVATLAALTGSQPAVAGDPSFMNNVPDADLSGKELPTFKFALEKSQGKVIGGSFGKEATVTQLPISKGIAGVSMRLEVGAMRELHWHATAAEWAFVLEGRVRTTVIDPKGFAETNDFDPGDVWYFPRGHGHMLQCLGDKPCHFILIFDNGYFSEFGTFSITDWVGHAPAPLLAKNFGLPESAFASFPKDEVYFARGKPPPAEPSVPLQGWKLPAETHKYRLLAQPPHATYPGGREWRVDSSRFPISKTVTGVILDLDAGALRTLHWHPNADEWQYVIDGTVSVTLFGSHGRFRTEQLERGDVGYIPQGYGHSIENIGDRPARILIGFNAGLYETIDLSQWIAGNPVDVLATNFGQPAELFEKFPKQDVFIADRNGRG, encoded by the coding sequence ATGTCCGATTCGCAGCGCCGGGATTTTTTGGTCGCGGCCGCCGGCGTCGCGACGCTGGCAGCGCTCACCGGTTCGCAGCCTGCCGTGGCCGGCGATCCCAGCTTCATGAACAACGTCCCCGATGCCGATCTCTCGGGCAAGGAGCTGCCGACCTTCAAGTTCGCTCTGGAGAAATCGCAGGGCAAGGTGATCGGCGGCAGCTTTGGCAAGGAAGCGACCGTCACGCAGTTGCCGATCTCCAAGGGCATCGCCGGCGTCTCGATGCGGCTTGAGGTAGGCGCGATGCGCGAGCTGCATTGGCACGCCACCGCCGCCGAATGGGCCTTCGTTCTCGAAGGGCGCGTCCGCACCACCGTGATCGATCCCAAGGGATTTGCCGAGACCAACGATTTCGATCCCGGCGACGTCTGGTATTTTCCGCGCGGGCATGGCCATATGCTGCAATGTCTCGGCGACAAGCCCTGCCATTTCATCCTGATCTTCGACAACGGCTACTTTTCGGAGTTCGGCACGTTCTCGATCACCGACTGGGTCGGCCACGCGCCGGCGCCGCTGCTCGCAAAAAATTTCGGCCTGCCGGAGTCGGCGTTCGCAAGCTTCCCGAAGGACGAGGTGTATTTTGCCCGCGGCAAGCCGCCGCCGGCCGAGCCGTCGGTGCCGCTGCAGGGCTGGAAGCTGCCGGCGGAGACCCACAAATATCGGCTGCTGGCGCAGCCGCCGCATGCGACCTATCCCGGCGGCCGCGAATGGCGGGTGGATTCCAGCCGCTTCCCGATTTCGAAGACCGTCACCGGCGTCATCCTCGATCTCGACGCGGGCGCGCTGCGCACGCTGCACTGGCATCCGAACGCCGACGAGTGGCAATACGTCATCGATGGCACCGTGAGCGTCACGCTGTTCGGCTCACACGGCCGCTTCCGCACCGAGCAGCTCGAGCGCGGCGACGTCGGCTACATCCCGCAGGGCTATGGTCATTCCATCGAGAACATTGGCGACCGGCCGGCGCGCATCCTGATCGGCTTCAATGCCGGCCTCTATGAGACGATTGATTTGTCGCAATGGATCGCCGGCAATCCGGTCGACGTGCTCGCGACGAATTTTGGCCAGCCGGCGGAGCTGTTCGAAAAGTTTCCGAAGCAGGATGTGTTCATCGCTGACAGGAATGGGCGAGGATAG